One window of Paenibacillus sp. FSL K6-3182 genomic DNA carries:
- a CDS encoding VOC family protein — protein sequence MRLGHIGLNVSEIGRSVRFYTEVFGFTLRNLSEEPGRKFALLGDDQKNLVTLWQQSEGSFSPRLPGLHHLAFEVDSVDTIKGYEEKLRANGVPFIYDGMVAHTEGGDSGGIFFEDPDGIRLEIYALQGVGCHAHTATEGKACGFF from the coding sequence ATGAGATTGGGACACATTGGTTTGAATGTATCGGAAATAGGGAGATCGGTTCGATTCTATACGGAGGTATTCGGCTTTACACTGCGGAATCTATCGGAGGAACCCGGAAGAAAATTCGCACTGCTAGGCGATGATCAGAAGAATCTGGTCACCTTATGGCAGCAAAGCGAAGGAAGCTTCTCCCCACGGCTGCCGGGTCTGCATCATCTGGCCTTTGAAGTGGATTCGGTTGATACCATTAAAGGATATGAGGAAAAATTGAGAGCGAATGGAGTTCCCTTCATCTATGATGGGATGGTTGCTCATACGGAGGGCGGAGACTCCGGCGGGATCTTCTTCGAAGACCCGGACGGGATCCGGTTGGAGATTTATGCGCTGCAGGGTGTGGGCTGCCACGCGCACACGGCGACGGAAGGGAAAGCTTGCGGTTTCTTCTGA
- a CDS encoding TerD family protein, giving the protein MLTKGQKLDLTKNNAGLDLLKIGLGWDTNNLQGQSYDLDAEVFMLNQTNTVSSTSHIVFYNNLVSPDGSTRYKGDNRDGQGSGDDETVEIQLSRVALDIQKIVFTVTIDEAIRKNQNFGQVSNAYIRVVNQANGAEICRFDLSEDYSTSISILAGEVYRHGNEWKFNAVGTGLSLDLAGICAHYGAM; this is encoded by the coding sequence ATCCTTACCAAAGGACAGAAGCTGGATTTGACCAAAAATAATGCAGGGCTTGATTTATTGAAAATCGGACTTGGATGGGACACAAATAACCTGCAAGGCCAGAGCTATGACCTAGATGCAGAGGTGTTTATGCTGAATCAGACAAACACGGTTTCTTCCACTAGTCATATCGTTTTCTACAACAATCTCGTGAGCCCCGATGGATCAACACGCTATAAGGGTGATAACCGTGACGGACAAGGCAGCGGTGACGATGAGACGGTTGAAATTCAATTATCCAGAGTAGCTTTGGATATCCAAAAAATCGTATTTACCGTTACAATTGATGAAGCTATTCGCAAAAACCAAAACTTTGGACAAGTTTCCAATGCATATATCCGTGTCGTGAACCAAGCAAACGGAGCCGAGATCTGCCGATTTGATCTATCCGAGGACTATTCCACCTCAATCTCCATCCTAGCTGGCGAAGTATATCGCCACGGCAATGAATGGAAATTTAATGCTGTTGGAACAGGCTTGTCGCTTGATCTAGCGGGCATATGTGCGCATTACGGGGCAATGTAA
- a CDS encoding cell division protein FtsQ produces MVTAPKRRYELTQSQKLMVFILSMSLYGISNMFSELIPELKLGPIELKVEYFAFIPLTLCILFNPLYAALGASFGEVIFGELLLGQFGGLGELEKFIEFTIAMYIAGLLVSDPRNRKQLALASFVAVGIDQMLGAIVDISKVWFGIEELEAVPGIPESILLIEGVGFLNAMLITGIFFSLLPTLFLVPRLYGKIEPLLGIKPRDSRVSISFGQLITPRLLITAIIFVFIGIVAEFLSESDINFAVWEPEFIEQYGSGFIWISAAAAALVLILTLIAAFRAKSKSARKTEDVKL; encoded by the coding sequence ATGGTTACAGCGCCTAAGCGCCGTTATGAGCTAACGCAATCACAGAAGCTTATGGTATTCATTTTATCGATGTCCTTGTACGGTATTTCCAATATGTTCTCCGAGCTTATTCCTGAGCTAAAGCTTGGTCCCATTGAGCTGAAGGTCGAATACTTCGCTTTTATCCCATTAACGCTCTGTATTCTATTTAATCCGCTTTATGCTGCACTTGGCGCATCCTTCGGCGAGGTTATATTCGGGGAACTGCTGCTTGGACAATTCGGCGGACTCGGAGAATTGGAAAAATTCATAGAATTTACGATTGCCATGTACATAGCTGGCCTGCTCGTAAGCGATCCACGAAATCGTAAACAACTCGCACTCGCTTCGTTCGTTGCAGTAGGTATTGACCAGATGCTTGGGGCGATTGTCGACATCAGCAAGGTTTGGTTTGGGATCGAAGAGCTCGAAGCTGTTCCAGGCATTCCCGAAAGCATATTGCTTATCGAAGGCGTAGGTTTCCTTAACGCCATGCTCATAACCGGCATCTTTTTCTCCCTGCTGCCTACTTTATTTCTCGTACCGCGTCTATATGGAAAAATCGAACCGCTTCTCGGCATAAAACCACGCGACAGCAGAGTTTCTATATCATTCGGACAGCTAATAACACCGCGGCTGCTCATTACCGCTATTATATTTGTTTTTATTGGGATCGTTGCAGAATTTTTGTCTGAGTCTGATATTAACTTTGCTGTATGGGAGCCAGAATTTATTGAGCAATATGGCAGTGGGTTCATCTGGATTAGTGCTGCTGCAGCCGCATTAGTGCTCATATTGACACTCATTGCAGCATTTCGTGCCAAATCCAAATCTGCGCGCAAGACGGAGGATGTTAAGCTTTGA
- a CDS encoding HD domain-containing phosphohydrolase gives MLEFQNEPQSFRLDLSPEQMLKVIFEYTAKIANEKKLDAVLILMANMGREMVVADRCTVWLIDAARNELFTAVAHGACEIRIPYGSGLVGSAISTGQSIFIDDAYEDPRHNPDNDLKTGYRTKSIMTIPFHNNQGEVIGAYQAINKLTEKQIFSVKDMEYLSLAASYSGKSLESIMLYEEIIETQKEIILAMGKIGEGRSQETGNHVKRVAQYSYVLAKGLGMSDSEADMLRSASPMHDIGKVAIPDAVLKKPGKLTAEEYEQIKEHAIIGYRLLHNSKRPLLQAAAIVAWQHHEKWDGTGYPQGLKGEAIHLYGRITALADVFDALSSARMYKEAWGMDRILGLIKEERGRHFDPQVVDAFFEQLPLLLEIRDRDADWLEKE, from the coding sequence ATGCTTGAATTCCAAAATGAACCGCAATCGTTTCGATTGGATTTGTCGCCTGAACAAATGCTTAAGGTGATTTTTGAATATACAGCTAAAATAGCGAATGAAAAGAAGCTGGATGCTGTCCTTATCTTAATGGCCAATATGGGTAGAGAGATGGTCGTTGCAGATCGGTGCACCGTCTGGTTGATTGATGCTGCTCGCAATGAGCTTTTTACAGCGGTAGCTCACGGGGCTTGCGAGATACGGATTCCTTACGGCAGCGGGCTGGTAGGAAGTGCTATAAGCACGGGACAATCTATTTTTATAGATGACGCCTATGAAGATCCAAGGCATAACCCGGATAACGACTTAAAGACCGGTTATCGGACGAAATCGATTATGACGATCCCTTTTCACAATAATCAAGGAGAAGTAATCGGTGCCTATCAAGCCATAAACAAATTAACAGAGAAGCAGATATTCTCGGTGAAAGATATGGAATACTTATCGCTTGCTGCATCTTACTCAGGCAAGTCGCTTGAGTCCATCATGCTGTATGAGGAAATAATAGAGACGCAAAAAGAGATTATTTTGGCAATGGGAAAAATCGGTGAAGGTCGCTCGCAAGAAACGGGCAATCATGTAAAACGGGTTGCTCAATATTCATATGTTTTGGCAAAAGGACTAGGCATGAGTGATTCTGAAGCAGACATGCTGCGCAGCGCATCTCCAATGCATGATATCGGCAAAGTAGCTATTCCGGATGCTGTGTTGAAAAAACCAGGAAAGCTAACGGCAGAAGAGTATGAGCAGATTAAGGAGCATGCCATTATCGGTTACCGATTATTGCACAACTCCAAGAGACCGCTGCTGCAGGCTGCGGCGATCGTGGCTTGGCAGCATCATGAAAAGTGGGACGGTACCGGATATCCGCAAGGACTAAAGGGTGAGGCTATTCATCTGTATGGGCGAATTACTGCGCTGGCAGATGTATTTGATGCTTTAAGCAGCGCAAGGATGTATAAAGAGGCTTGGGGGATGGATCGCATTTTGGGACTGATCAAAGAAGAACGGGGACGGCATTTTGACCCTCAGGTGGTAGATGCTTTTTTTGAACAGCTGCCGCTTCTTTTGGAAATAAGAGATCGTGATGCTGATTGGCTTGAGAAGGAATAG
- a CDS encoding CGNR zinc finger domain-containing protein has product MDKPAFVFVGNHFTTDFVNTRKNVKGIRTELIESWGHLMSWLEQADRRKWVISDREELTPDEQDTIIQKILIIRSRIEQAFTQIIQEQSIPASIVTFLNQELARYRSYYQIEAGDQERPFTTVRNYEITQLPALFLEEACLFFTTFKLANLKKCENHACILFFYDSSRNQQRRWCSMDKCGNRVKVNQHYHRKKNQE; this is encoded by the coding sequence ATAGATAAGCCCGCATTTGTTTTTGTAGGCAATCACTTTACAACTGATTTTGTGAACACCCGCAAGAATGTCAAAGGAATCCGGACAGAGCTCATCGAGTCTTGGGGTCATCTGATGAGCTGGCTGGAGCAGGCCGACAGACGTAAATGGGTGATAAGTGATCGAGAGGAGCTTACCCCTGACGAGCAGGACACCATCATTCAAAAGATCCTGATCATCCGCAGCCGGATTGAACAGGCATTTACCCAAATCATTCAGGAACAATCCATTCCGGCCTCGATCGTCACTTTTCTCAATCAAGAGTTGGCGCGTTACCGCAGTTATTATCAAATCGAGGCAGGCGATCAGGAACGTCCATTCACCACTGTCAGAAACTACGAGATCACGCAGCTGCCCGCCTTGTTCCTGGAAGAAGCCTGCCTCTTCTTCACGACATTCAAACTGGCTAATCTCAAGAAGTGTGAGAATCATGCCTGCATCCTGTTCTTCTACGATAGCAGCCGCAATCAGCAGCGCCGCTGGTGCAGCATGGACAAGTGCGGGAATCGCGTCAAAGTAAATCAGCACTACCACCGCAAGAAAAACCAGGAATAA
- a CDS encoding FtsW/RodA/SpoVE family cell cycle protein yields the protein MNNKPVQYESIQEYLVQVCRHVKARDVHRDIKVEMQNHLDELVEDKLNEGLSEDEAVRAALVQMGDPDQIGKQLHAAHKPVMEWGLAALVAIMVGIGLLAMYAMEFAYSDLNVYNGFQFFLKKAVFTAIGIMFIIGIYFLDYRKWEKYSWYIYSGTIFLMVVCLFYAVEVNGSKSWLTIGSFTFDVYGTSPYLFMIAFAGTLLVKRKEKQGLFRNSLYFGKMALLYAIVPAILYYTANSNLNFIIYLFGLTVLMLFVAKTYKLFITSVGSILTAGTVFIIKINDPVRYRSIWERYTAFLNPTASPDDKNYYLQKSLESIRLGGMWGQGFGVENRMFRYIYSEMVFTYLIYSLGLVFGIAIVLLALLLIVKVIGMAITLKDIYARGLVVGSFSIIGFHFVWNILMSFGLLPINSMTLPFISYGGTTAIIELMVMGLLLSVNRRKNMISLLNREPSR from the coding sequence ATGAATAACAAGCCTGTTCAGTATGAGTCGATTCAGGAATACTTAGTGCAGGTTTGCAGACATGTAAAAGCAAGAGATGTGCATCGTGATATCAAGGTTGAAATGCAGAACCATCTGGACGAGCTGGTGGAGGATAAGCTAAACGAAGGGTTATCAGAGGATGAGGCGGTTCGTGCTGCTCTCGTCCAGATGGGTGATCCTGATCAGATCGGCAAGCAGCTTCATGCAGCACATAAGCCGGTTATGGAATGGGGATTAGCCGCACTTGTCGCAATAATGGTAGGTATTGGCCTGCTTGCTATGTATGCAATGGAATTCGCTTATAGTGATCTAAATGTTTATAACGGGTTTCAATTTTTTCTTAAGAAGGCAGTTTTCACAGCGATTGGCATTATGTTCATCATTGGTATTTATTTTTTGGACTATCGAAAATGGGAAAAGTATTCGTGGTACATTTATAGCGGTACGATTTTTCTAATGGTAGTCTGCCTTTTTTATGCAGTCGAAGTCAATGGTTCGAAAAGCTGGCTCACAATCGGGTCTTTTACCTTTGATGTATACGGCACTTCTCCTTATTTATTTATGATTGCTTTTGCAGGGACGCTGCTTGTTAAGCGTAAGGAGAAGCAGGGACTATTCAGAAATTCACTTTACTTCGGAAAAATGGCGCTTTTATATGCGATCGTGCCCGCTATACTGTATTACACAGCAAACTCCAATCTTAATTTTATTATATATTTATTTGGACTGACCGTATTAATGCTGTTTGTTGCAAAAACGTACAAGCTGTTTATAACCAGTGTGGGTTCAATCCTAACAGCAGGAACGGTGTTTATTATAAAAATAAATGATCCAGTTCGCTATAGATCCATATGGGAACGATACACCGCATTTCTAAATCCTACTGCTTCCCCTGATGATAAAAACTATTATCTCCAGAAATCCTTGGAATCTATTCGATTGGGAGGGATGTGGGGACAAGGATTTGGCGTTGAGAACCGAATGTTTCGCTATATTTATAGTGAAATGGTCTTTACTTATTTGATCTACAGTCTTGGTTTGGTTTTTGGTATTGCTATAGTGCTGCTAGCCTTATTACTGATTGTTAAAGTGATTGGCATGGCAATAACACTCAAGGATATATATGCTAGAGGTTTGGTCGTTGGCTCATTTTCAATTATTGGTTTTCATTTCGTCTGGAACATTCTGATGTCGTTTGGGCTGCTGCCTATAAATAGCATGACGTTGCCATTCATATCGTATGGAGGTACAACAGCCATTATCGAATTAATGGTCATGGGATTGCTGCTAAGCGTCAATCGGAGAAAAAATATGATCAGCTTACTAAATCGCGAGCCATCAAGATAA
- a CDS encoding DUF4870 domain-containing protein has protein sequence MNQSFGLHKEEKTYGMLCHLLAFSGVIIPLGNILGPLIIWLLKKDQSSYVDMHGKESLNFQISNMIYSIISGLLIFVLIGFITTPLLFIFWIAFTIIGSMRASEGNGYRYPLTIRFFK, from the coding sequence ATGAATCAATCTTTCGGACTTCATAAGGAAGAAAAAACGTACGGCATGCTTTGCCATCTGCTTGCTTTTAGCGGTGTAATTATTCCGCTCGGCAACATTCTTGGACCACTCATCATTTGGCTTCTGAAGAAGGATCAATCCAGCTATGTGGATATGCATGGCAAGGAATCACTCAATTTTCAGATCAGCAATATGATTTATTCCATTATTTCCGGTTTGCTCATTTTTGTTCTCATCGGATTTATTACTACACCGCTATTGTTTATTTTCTGGATTGCATTTACTATCATCGGGTCTATGCGTGCTTCAGAGGGCAATGGCTATCGCTATCCTCTAACCATTCGTTTCTTCAAATAA
- a CDS encoding pyridoxamine 5'-phosphate oxidase family protein, protein MRLNGRIGEIQPNGFQVRAEQVYSNCPKYIQAREWTLREGPSVEPVAQALETLSEEVVTLVNKADTFFIATQHLQYGTDVSHRGGMPGFVRAEDDRTLVFPDYRGNAMFNTLGNAVCYPQAGLLFMDFDSGSIVQLTGTVEILWDVTPFAHWFQGAQRIIRFHLERGIITSHAMSLSWRTVQYSPANPIVVVES, encoded by the coding sequence ATGCGCTTGAATGGCCGAATTGGGGAGATCCAACCGAACGGGTTTCAAGTTAGGGCAGAGCAAGTCTACTCCAACTGTCCGAAGTACATCCAAGCGCGTGAATGGACCCTAAGAGAAGGACCGAGCGTTGAACCGGTAGCTCAGGCACTGGAGACGCTCTCTGAAGAAGTGGTGACCCTGGTGAATAAAGCGGATACCTTCTTCATTGCAACTCAACATCTTCAGTATGGTACGGATGTATCCCACCGCGGGGGTATGCCGGGATTCGTAAGAGCCGAGGATGACCGGACTTTGGTGTTTCCGGATTACAGAGGCAATGCGATGTTTAATACGCTTGGGAATGCAGTCTGTTACCCGCAGGCAGGGCTGTTATTCATGGATTTTGACTCGGGCAGCATTGTTCAATTGACGGGAACGGTCGAGATTCTATGGGATGTGACTCCATTCGCCCACTGGTTCCAGGGTGCCCAGCGGATCATCCGATTTCATCTGGAACGGGGAATTATTACGAGTCATGCGATGTCTCTAAGCTGGAGAACCGTGCAGTACTCCCCTGCTAATCCGATCGTAGTTGTGGAGTCCTAG
- a CDS encoding RidA family protein, whose translation MTEQTIASRLEVLGIVLPSASEPAANYANFVKVNGLLFVSGKGPTGNPKGKLGQDYTTEEGYQFARQTGIEILAVLKSALNSLDHVKRVVKIQGFVNADAKFEEHHKVLNGCTDLMLDVFGDKGIHARSVFGAVSVRDNLPIIIDSIFEVDE comes from the coding sequence ATGACTGAACAAACAATAGCAAGCAGATTAGAAGTGTTAGGAATCGTTTTACCAAGTGCAAGCGAACCAGCGGCTAATTATGCAAACTTCGTAAAAGTAAACGGATTATTGTTCGTATCAGGTAAAGGGCCCACTGGAAACCCGAAAGGTAAGTTAGGTCAGGACTATACTACAGAAGAAGGTTATCAGTTTGCACGACAAACTGGGATTGAAATTTTAGCTGTACTGAAATCAGCTTTAAACTCGCTGGATCATGTGAAAAGGGTGGTTAAAATTCAGGGTTTTGTTAATGCCGACGCTAAGTTTGAAGAACATCATAAAGTGTTAAATGGTTGTACTGATCTTATGCTGGACGTGTTCGGAGATAAGGGCATTCATGCACGTTCAGTGTTTGGAGCTGTTTCCGTTAGAGACAATCTTCCAATCATAATTGACTCAATATTTGAAGTTGATGAATAG
- a CDS encoding PadR family transcriptional regulator, whose product MKINKELMKGSTVILILTLLDRKEMYGYEMTKEIEKSSSGVFTFKEGTLYPILHTLEVEQLVESYWNEDGSRKRKYYRITARGRGQLEEKKQEWTLFRTTVDRVIGEGHA is encoded by the coding sequence ATGAAAATTAATAAAGAGCTTATGAAAGGCAGTACCGTTATTCTTATTTTGACACTGCTTGACCGTAAGGAAATGTATGGCTATGAAATGACCAAAGAAATTGAAAAAAGCTCTAGCGGTGTGTTTACTTTTAAAGAAGGGACGCTATATCCGATCTTACATACGCTTGAGGTGGAGCAGTTGGTTGAATCGTACTGGAATGAGGATGGTAGCCGCAAACGGAAATATTATCGCATCACAGCGCGTGGAAGAGGGCAGCTGGAGGAGAAGAAGCAGGAGTGGACGTTGTTTCGGACGACGGTAGACCGTGTAATCGGGGAGGGCCATGCATGA
- a CDS encoding DMT family transporter, giving the protein MNRYVFGLLVVLATSLMGTSFAVGKIGLSYISPLLLVGIRFTLAGFIMVLFVRMKRLPISYQDGSKLFVIGLFQTTGVMGCIFLSMRTLPSGETSILTFVNPLLVVILGRWFFGLKYRISQWLGVCIGCAGVFLSLGSHLQLTTGTWLGLGAALSWAVATILVKKWGTQFNTWVMSAYQMLFGGLLLLLLSAVMETPQLTINLTSVSVVLYLAIMGSIVQFAAWYYLLSHGDPGKTSAYLFLAPFFGVLSGFIIHNETIHTYVYLGGFCIGIGIFLVNWTAFGKKHSHE; this is encoded by the coding sequence ATGAACCGTTATGTATTTGGACTGCTAGTTGTGCTTGCCACCTCGCTCATGGGCACTTCATTTGCGGTTGGAAAGATCGGTTTATCCTATATCTCGCCCTTGCTGCTTGTGGGGATTCGATTTACGCTTGCGGGATTCATCATGGTCTTATTTGTCAGGATGAAACGGCTGCCTATATCCTATCAGGATGGGTCTAAATTGTTCGTAATAGGACTATTTCAGACGACGGGAGTTATGGGATGTATCTTCCTGAGCATGCGTACCCTTCCGTCGGGGGAGACCTCTATACTGACCTTTGTTAATCCGCTCCTGGTCGTAATTTTGGGGAGATGGTTCTTCGGCTTGAAATACCGAATATCCCAGTGGCTTGGGGTATGTATAGGATGTGCAGGGGTATTCTTATCCCTAGGATCCCATTTGCAATTAACAACGGGTACCTGGTTGGGGCTGGGAGCTGCGCTTTCGTGGGCTGTAGCCACTATTTTGGTGAAAAAATGGGGGACGCAATTCAATACATGGGTGATGTCGGCTTATCAAATGTTATTCGGCGGTCTCCTTCTGTTATTGCTGAGTGCCGTTATGGAAACGCCGCAGCTTACGATCAATCTAACTTCTGTGTCGGTTGTATTGTACTTGGCCATTATGGGTTCCATTGTGCAATTTGCAGCATGGTATTACTTGCTAAGTCATGGCGATCCTGGGAAAACAAGCGCCTATCTGTTCTTAGCCCCGTTCTTTGGTGTACTCTCGGGGTTCATCATCCATAACGAGACTATACATACGTATGTTTATTTAGGGGGATTTTGCATTGGCATCGGAATATTTCTTGTGAACTGGACTGCATTCGGCAAAAAGCATTCGCATGAATAG
- a CDS encoding AIM24 family protein gives MPFQFQVERELFLKAEGQGQFFAKKGSMVADQAYNKKFKYSKRLLGTNSGNVIGQVINHGMRKVTGENLEIMEVEGQGIVYLADENSHVTIINLEQGGPWQSVSVESEDLLAFTDTCHYGVTIIGTGVLSQRGLFTSKLTYNGQGAQVAVKTKGNPLVLQGPCRVDPDAIVAWTGPSPSVKIDVNWKTLIGQTSGESYMYEFSDPNQVVIIQPFERESGVKFGMDDNRYQPQTQSSAFNNTFGGSQGGHDSNSGLGGIIGKFLK, from the coding sequence ATGCCGTTTCAATTCCAGGTCGAACGGGAATTATTTTTGAAAGCAGAAGGACAAGGCCAGTTTTTTGCCAAAAAAGGATCGATGGTTGCTGATCAAGCCTATAACAAGAAATTCAAATATTCTAAGCGGTTGTTAGGAACGAATTCCGGAAATGTTATCGGACAAGTGATCAACCATGGTATGCGTAAAGTAACGGGAGAAAACTTAGAGATTATGGAAGTCGAAGGACAAGGCATCGTATATCTCGCGGATGAGAACTCTCATGTTACAATCATTAATTTAGAGCAAGGCGGACCATGGCAAAGCGTAAGTGTTGAGAGTGAAGATCTGCTCGCATTTACGGACACTTGTCATTATGGCGTTACCATCATTGGAACGGGTGTCCTCTCCCAGCGCGGCTTGTTTACATCCAAACTTACTTACAACGGACAGGGCGCACAGGTTGCCGTAAAAACCAAAGGCAATCCACTGGTTTTGCAAGGCCCTTGCCGTGTAGATCCTGATGCCATCGTTGCTTGGACAGGTCCTTCCCCAAGTGTGAAGATCGATGTCAACTGGAAAACGCTTATTGGCCAAACCTCCGGGGAATCTTATATGTACGAATTCAGTGACCCTAATCAGGTTGTTATTATACAGCCATTTGAACGTGAGAGCGGCGTGAAATTCGGTATGGATGACAACCGTTACCAACCGCAAACGCAGAGCAGCGCATTCAACAACACCTTTGGCGGCAGCCAAGGAGGACATGACAGCAACAGTGGGCTTGGTGGAATTATCGGCAAGTTTCTGAAATAA
- a CDS encoding MurR/RpiR family transcriptional regulator, which yields MTAFHLDMDLDNMSKSHQSIANYVVGALQQIPYCTEEDIAMAVGVSTATVSRFWRTIGFANLKAFKKTLLQSEHATPAHKMKKILNKVDHEEADIVSEMLEIAAANVEVTSKRVDREQFHQAVEAIHKARKVYVFGTGATASLNELIRFRLNRVNVQIEGMAGSGSELLETLVHADSSDVLLMFGFVRRSPELTVLLEHAKEAGYTTILITDLFVSDMLEQSDLVLQVDRGELEGFHSMAAPVALLDALSVAVTKRRGQQAFDQLDRLHVMRKKYSSQLPK from the coding sequence ATGACGGCTTTTCATTTGGATATGGACTTGGATAATATGTCAAAAAGCCACCAATCCATTGCTAATTACGTGGTGGGCGCACTGCAGCAGATTCCTTATTGTACAGAGGAAGATATTGCGATGGCTGTAGGTGTCAGTACGGCGACGGTATCGCGGTTTTGGCGGACGATTGGGTTTGCTAATTTGAAGGCATTTAAGAAAACGCTGCTGCAAAGCGAGCATGCGACGCCTGCCCATAAGATGAAGAAAATATTGAATAAGGTAGATCATGAAGAGGCTGATATTGTAAGTGAAATGCTGGAGATTGCAGCAGCTAACGTAGAGGTTACTTCAAAGCGTGTAGACCGTGAGCAGTTTCATCAAGCGGTGGAGGCCATTCATAAGGCTAGAAAAGTGTATGTATTTGGAACGGGAGCAACAGCTAGCTTGAACGAGCTCATCCGATTTCGTCTGAACCGAGTAAATGTGCAAATCGAAGGTATGGCGGGGAGTGGCAGCGAGCTGCTTGAAACGCTTGTTCATGCTGATTCCAGCGATGTGCTGCTTATGTTCGGCTTTGTCAGGCGCTCACCTGAATTAACGGTGCTGCTTGAGCATGCCAAAGAGGCAGGCTACACTACAATACTGATTACGGATCTGTTCGTATCCGATATGCTGGAGCAGAGCGATCTCGTGCTGCAGGTTGATCGGGGGGAACTGGAGGGCTTTCATTCGATGGCAGCGCCAGTTGCGCTTCTTGATGCATTGTCAGTAGCTGTTACAAAGCGGCGCGGGCAGCAGGCGTTTGACCAATTGGACCGCTTGCATGTGATGAGGAAAAAATATAGCTCGCAGCTTCCTAAATAA